One part of the Olleya sp. YS genome encodes these proteins:
- a CDS encoding 3-hydroxyacyl-CoA dehydrogenase NAD-binding domain-containing protein, producing the protein MNVGIIGSGTMGSGIAQVAATAGCSVKLYDTNQAALDKAKVSLEKILNRLIEKGRIDTIDKNRIQSNISYVDTLKDLSDSNLTIEAIIENLDIKKKVFSELESYVSDDCIIASNTSSLSIASIAASLKKPKRCVGIHFFNPAPLMKLVEVIPAIQTSYETLEKSIDTITSWKKTVAVAKDTPGFIVNRVARPFYGEALRIYEEGLADFATIDDAMKSIGKFRMGPFELMDFIGNDVNYTVTETVFEAFYFDPRYKPAFTQKRFSEAGYLGRKSGIGYYEYDENNSIVIPSKAKESLDEKLAQQIFERVLVMLINEAADALFLNIASAEDIDNAMTKGVNYPKGLLAWADEKGIDWCVSNLDDLYNEYHEDRYRCSPLLRKMNRENKTFF; encoded by the coding sequence ATGAACGTAGGAATAATAGGTTCTGGAACAATGGGAAGTGGTATAGCACAAGTAGCTGCTACTGCTGGTTGTTCAGTAAAATTATACGATACCAATCAAGCTGCTTTAGACAAAGCAAAAGTGTCTTTAGAGAAAATTTTAAACCGTCTTATTGAAAAGGGACGAATAGATACTATTGATAAAAATAGAATTCAATCTAATATTTCTTATGTAGATACATTAAAAGATTTGTCAGATTCAAATTTGACTATTGAAGCTATTATTGAAAATCTGGATATTAAGAAAAAAGTGTTTTCAGAGTTAGAAAGCTATGTGTCAGATGATTGTATCATTGCATCTAATACATCTAGTTTATCAATAGCATCTATTGCAGCTTCACTAAAAAAACCAAAACGTTGTGTTGGTATTCATTTTTTCAACCCAGCACCTTTAATGAAATTAGTTGAGGTTATACCTGCTATTCAAACCTCTTATGAAACATTAGAAAAGTCAATTGATACAATTACTAGTTGGAAAAAAACAGTTGCTGTAGCTAAAGACACACCTGGATTTATTGTAAACCGTGTAGCAAGACCATTTTATGGAGAAGCATTACGAATTTATGAAGAAGGATTAGCAGATTTCGCGACTATTGATGATGCAATGAAAAGTATTGGTAAATTTAGAATGGGACCATTCGAATTGATGGATTTTATAGGTAATGACGTTAATTATACAGTAACGGAAACAGTATTCGAAGCATTCTATTTCGATCCAAGATATAAACCAGCATTCACTCAAAAACGTTTTTCTGAAGCAGGTTATTTGGGACGTAAATCTGGAATAGGTTATTATGAATATGATGAAAATAATAGTATCGTCATTCCGAGTAAAGCAAAGGAATCTCTTGATGAGAAGTTAGCACAGCAAATATTCGAAAGAGTCCTAGTCATGCTAATAAACGAAGCTGCAGATGCACTATTCCTAAACATCGCATCAGCAGAAGATATAGATAACGCAATGACCAAGGGTGTCAATTATCCTAAAGGGTTATTAGCTTGGGCAGACGAAAAAGGTATCGATTGGTGTGTGTCTAATTTAGACGATTTATATAATGAATATCATGAAGATAGATATCGTTGCAGTCCATTATTACGTAAAATGAACAGAGAAAACAAAACCTTTTTTTAA
- a CDS encoding hotdog fold thioesterase, with translation MKGEDIPYKMLSQDAYSTWLGIEIIECEIGRCKVGMTIRREMLNSMNKAHGGISYSLADTAFGFAANTHGKYAVSIETSINHIEALNEGDYLTAESVIEKVNNKLGFNIIEVKRGDEMVALFKGVVYRTQKDWEE, from the coding sequence ATGAAAGGCGAAGACATTCCATATAAAATGTTATCACAAGATGCCTACAGCACTTGGTTAGGAATAGAAATTATAGAATGCGAAATTGGTCGCTGTAAAGTTGGAATGACCATTAGAAGAGAAATGTTAAATAGCATGAATAAAGCGCATGGTGGAATCAGTTATTCATTAGCAGATACAGCATTCGGATTTGCAGCCAATACACATGGTAAATATGCAGTTTCCATTGAAACCAGCATTAATCACATTGAAGCATTAAATGAAGGTGATTATTTAACTGCAGAATCAGTCATAGAAAAAGTAAATAACAAGTTAGGCTTTAATATTATTGAAGTAAAACGAGGAGATGAAATGGTTGCACTTTTTAAAGGCGTTGTATATAGAACTCAAAAAGATTGGGAAGAATAA
- the pcaF gene encoding 3-oxoadipyl-CoA thiolase, translating into MKEAYIIDGIRTPIGNYKGTLSAVRTDDLGAIVIKEIVKRNPSIPKEAYDDVIMGCANQAGEDNRNVARMSSLLAGLPFTVPGETINRLCSSGLSAIIHANRAIKAGDGDVFISGGVENMTRGPYVIAKPSSAFGNDSKMYDSSFGWRFINSKMQKLYGTDGMGVTAENLVEKYNISREDQDKFAYWSQMKATKAQENGRLSKEIVTVEIPQRKKDPIQFSKDEFVKPNTSLEVLGKLRAAFKKEGGSVTAGNSSGLNDGAAATIIASEDAVKKYNLKPLARIVSSAVVGVEPRIMGIGPVQASNKALEKAGLKMDDMDVIELNEAFAAQALACTRAWGLVDDDKRLNPNGGSIAIGHPLGVTGARIAYSAALELQEQQKRYALITMCIGVGQGYACVIENINL; encoded by the coding sequence ATGAAAGAAGCATACATAATAGACGGAATTAGAACACCAATTGGAAATTACAAAGGCACCTTATCTGCTGTTCGCACAGACGATTTAGGCGCAATAGTAATTAAAGAAATTGTAAAAAGAAACCCAAGCATTCCAAAAGAGGCTTACGATGATGTTATTATGGGTTGCGCTAATCAAGCAGGAGAAGACAATCGTAACGTAGCACGTATGTCCTCGTTATTAGCTGGATTACCATTTACTGTTCCTGGCGAAACCATAAACCGTTTATGTAGTTCAGGATTATCTGCTATTATACATGCTAATCGTGCTATAAAAGCAGGAGATGGAGATGTGTTTATTTCTGGTGGTGTCGAGAATATGACACGTGGACCATACGTCATCGCCAAACCATCAAGTGCATTTGGAAACGATTCTAAGATGTATGATTCAAGTTTTGGATGGCGTTTTATCAATTCGAAAATGCAAAAATTATATGGTACTGACGGAATGGGAGTAACTGCTGAAAACCTAGTAGAGAAATATAATATTTCAAGAGAAGATCAAGATAAGTTTGCCTATTGGAGTCAAATGAAAGCGACTAAAGCGCAAGAAAACGGAAGACTATCAAAAGAGATTGTCACAGTTGAAATCCCACAACGTAAAAAAGACCCAATTCAATTTTCAAAAGATGAATTTGTAAAACCAAACACATCTTTAGAAGTGTTAGGTAAGTTAAGAGCAGCCTTTAAAAAAGAAGGTGGAAGTGTAACAGCAGGAAATTCTTCAGGATTAAATGATGGCGCAGCAGCAACAATAATAGCTTCAGAAGATGCTGTGAAAAAATATAACCTAAAACCATTAGCGCGAATTGTAAGTTCTGCTGTGGTTGGTGTAGAGCCAAGAATTATGGGAATTGGTCCAGTACAAGCGTCTAATAAAGCGTTAGAAAAAGCAGGTTTGAAAATGGATGATATGGATGTTATTGAACTAAATGAAGCATTTGCTGCGCAAGCATTAGCATGTACAAGAGCATGGGGATTAGTAGACGATGATAAAAGGTTAAACCCAAATGGAGGTTCTATTGCAATAGGTCATCCGCTTGGTGTAACTGGAGCGCGAATTGCATATTCGGCAGCTTTAGAGTTACAAGAACAACAAAAGCGTTATGCACTGATTACTATGTGTATTGGAGTTGGACAAGGCTATGCTTGCGTAATAGAAAACATTAATTTATAG